A segment of the Agromyces sp. H17E-10 genome:
CGGAGACGGCGGGATTTGAACCCGCGGTCCCCTTACGGGGACTCCACCTTAGCAGGGTGGTGCACTCGACCGGACTATGCGACGTCTCCTCGCGGGTACGCAAGCGCACACGCGACAGCCATCATAACCCGATGCCCGGCCGAAACACGATTCGGGCGAGATCGGCTACTGGTCTTCGAGCGTACGGCCCGCGGAACACCTGGTCTCGGCCGCTGTCTGGCCGGTGACGTCGCTCGGCAGCGGCTCGGTCGACGGGGCCGGCGTGGGCACCTCGGCGGTGTCCTCCGCGGGAGCCTCCTCGCCGCTCTCCTCGGTGGAGAGCGCGGCCGGGGCCGCCTCGCCGTCGGTCGTCGCGGGGTCGACGGGCGGCGCGGTCGGGTCGCCCGCCGAGGCGAACGTGGCGTCGTCGGCCGTGGGGTCGAACGTCACCGGGATGTCCTGCTGCAGCGCAGTGTTCACGATCTCGGCCGAGTCGCTCGGCACGACGCCGCCCTCGACGTAACCCGTCGGGTACTGGATGAACGCGATCTTCGAGAGGTCGATGTCTTTCGCGGCCTTCGCGATCGAGACCATCGTCGTGGGGTCGGCGAGGGTGTCGGAGAGCTCCATGTTCGCGAGCGCGGCCTTCGCGATCGAGTACAGCGCGACGGGGTCGCCGAGCGTGCCGCCGTCTTGCAGCTTGCGCACGAGCGACGACATGAACACCTGCTGGTTCGAGATGCGCCCGAGGTCGGAGCCGTCGCCGACGCCGTGCCGAGTACGCAGGAATTGCAGCGCCTCCATGCCCTTGAGCGAGTGCTCGCCGGCCGTGAGGTACAGGTTGGTGTGCTCGTCTTCGATCGGCTCGGCGACGCAGACCGATACGCCGCCGACGGCCTCACTCATCGCGGCGACGCCGAGGAACTGCACGGTGCCCGCGAACGGGATCGTGATGCCGGTGAGCTGCTCGACGGTCTTCACCACGCACGCCATGCCGCCGTAGTCGAGCACCGAGTTGATCTTCACGCCGTACTGCTCGTACAGCGGCTCGCCGGCGGGGTCGGCCGGGTCGGGGCAGGCGGGTACGTCGACGAACATGTCACGGGGGAAGCTGATGACCTCGACGTGCGAGTGGTCCTGCGAGATGTGCAGCAGCATCGTCACGTCGTTGAGCACGGCGGTCTCTTCGTCGGGGTCGCCGAACGCGTCGCCCTGCCCCTCACGGCTGTCACTGCCGATGAGCAGCACGTTCACGCCGCCCTCCATGGCACCGACGTCGGGCACGCCCTCGAGCACGTCGGCGTTGCCGAGCGAGACGGTGGGCTTCAGCGTGTTGGCGAGGTCCCATGCGGCGTAGGCCGCGACGGCTCCGCCCGAGACGAGGGCGACGGCCGCGACCGAGGCGACGACCTTCGCGAGCGTGCGTCCGATCGAGCGACGACGGAGTCGGCCGTGGCGCGCCACCGCGGGGTTCTTCGCGGCGCGACGTGAGCTGGGTCGCAACGCTTCGTTCACCGTGGTCCTCTCGTGTCGTGTCGCGCGGAGGGCGTGGGATTCGAACCCACGAGACATTTCTGCCCACTGGTTTTCAAGACCAGCTCCATCGGCCGCTCGGACAGCCCTCCATGCCCGTGCGACCGCTCCGACGTGGAGCAGATCGTGCAGGCAGGCCCCGATTCTAGCCGAAATGCGCTCGGGCCAGCCTGTCAGTCACGCCTGAAAGAGTCCTGAAGCGAGGAAGAAGGCGAGATCAGTCGCCATTTCCGGTCACGCAGCGCACTTGGGTGCCGGTGAGCCCCGTGACGTCGGGAGGCAGTTGCTCCTCGGCCGGCGTCGTCGCCGGCTCGGCCGACGCCGGCGCTGCGGCATCCCCACCCGAATCGGTGCCCGTGTCGACGGCCTGCGCCTCCTCGGCGCTCTCGGTCTCGGTGTCGGCGTCGGTCGTGGCCGCCTCGACGGCGGGGGTCGTCGGGTCCGACGTTCCGTAGCCGGCGTTGTCGTTCGCGGTCGGGTCGATCACGACGGGGCGGTCCGCCTGCAGGGCGAGGTTCACCGCCTCGGCCGATTCGGCGGGCTCCACGTGCACCCCGTCGCCGTAGCCCGCCGTCGGGTACTGCACGAACGCGATCTTCGACAGGTCGGTGTCGGCGAGCGCCCGTGCGATCGACATGAGACGCGCCGGGTTCTGCAGCTCCTTCGAGAGCTCCATGTTCGAGAGCACGGCCTTCGCGATCGAGTACAGCTTCACGGGGTCGCTGAGGGTTCCGCTCGACTGCAGGGTGCGTGCGAGCGATGCGAGGAACGCCTGCTGGCTCGCGATGCGGCCGAGGTCGCTGCCGTCGTTCGTCGCCTTGCGGGTGCGCAGGAACGCGAGCGCCTCGAACCCCTTGATGCTGTGCGTGCCGGCCGTGAGCTTGAGACCCGAGGCGGGATCGTCGATCGGGTCGGCGAGGCAGACCTCGACGCCGCCGACCGCCTCAGACAGCGCGGCGACGCCCTTGAACTCGACGACGCCGGCGACGGGGATCTTCGTGCCGGTGAGCTGCTCGATGGTCATCGCGACGCACGTCAGGCCACCATGACTCAACACGCTGTTGAGCGGCACGCCCGACATCGCCGACAGCGGGCCGGTGGTCGGGTCGACCGGGTCGGGGCACTCGGGCACCGGCACGATCATGTCGCGCGGAAAGCTCACGACCTCGACGTGCGAGTGGTCCTGCGAGACGTGCAGGAGCATGTTGACGTCGTTGAGGATGCCCGAGTCCTCCTCGGGGTCGCCGAACGAACCGTCGGCCGGGCGCTTGTCGCTGCCGACGAGCAGGAAGTTGAGGCCCCCGTCCATCGCGCCGATGTCGGGCACGCCGTCGAGCATGTCCTCGCTCGCGAGCGAGGCGCCCTGCTTGACCGAGCCCACGAGGTCGACGGCCGCGTAGGCGGCGACCGCGGTCGCGCTCACCGCGACGACGGCGACGACGGATGCGACGAGCTTGAGCGTCGCGCGCGGCCCCGTGTGCCGTGGCAGGCGCCCGTGACGGGTGGGCTCGGGGCCGATGGGCGCGTCGCCTGGCCCATCCGCTTCAGCGGGTCGGTCCGGTTCGGCCGGCGTGCCGGGTTCGTCGGCCGGCCCGTCCGGTTCGGTGGAAGCGCCGGACCCGTCGGCGAGGTCGACCTCGTCGGTCGGGCTCGTCGGCGCCGCGGCATCCCCCGCCGTCGGCCCTTCGTTCTGCTCCACGTCGTTTCCCCTCCCGACCGGATGATTCTATTTCCCGCACCCCCGCGCGGGCTGTGATTCGCCGGTCAGGGCAACGTGTCGAGCGTCGCGGCGAGCCCGGCCTCGTCGACCGCGCCGGTCACCTCACGCGCCGCCGCCCGCACCTCGTCGGGCGCCTGGCCCATCGCGACCGACCGGCCCGCGGCGCCCGCCCAGGCGAACATCTCGAGATCGTTGCGGCCGTCGCCGACGGCGAGCACCCGTGCGGCGTCGGCGCCGAGCCAGCCGCGGACCCGCTCGAGCGCGGTCGCCTTGTTGACCCCGTCGGGCGCGATGTCGAGCCAGGCCGTCCAGCCGATCGCGTAGCTCACGTGGTGCAGGCCCATCTGGTCGACGATCTCGAAGAACTCGTCGAGCCCGTGCTCGAGGCTCGTGACGACGACACGCGTCGCGCGCTGGTCGAGCAGGCCCTCGAACTCGACCTCGCGGGCGTTGTCGAGGTTCCACTCGGTCATGCCGCGCGTGTAGAGCCGGAACCCGTCGGCGAGCTCGACCATGAACTTGCCCGACGGCAGGAACGCGCGGATGCGCTCGAGCACCGCGGTCGGGTCGAAGGTCTCGACGTGCTCGCGCGAGTAACCGCCCTCGGCGGTGTCGTCGCGACGCATCGTGATCGCGCCGTTCGCGCAGACCACGTACTCGGGGGTGAGCCCGAGCTGCTCGAGCACGGGGCGCGTCGTCGCCCACGAGCGGCCGGTCGCGAGCGTGACGAGGTGGCCCCGGTCTTCGGCGGCGGCGACGGCGTCGGCGACGAGGTCGTCGATCGTGCCGTCCTCGTGCATGATCGTGCCGTCGACGTCGAGTGCGACGAACCACGGCTCGGCCGCGGTCTCGATACGCTCGCTGGCGCTCGCTACTCGACCACCGGGGCTCGATTCGATGCTCATCGCGCGACGGGCTCGAATCGCTCGAGTCCGCCGAGGTAGCCGCGCAGCGCCTCGGGCACGACGACCGAGCCGTCGGCCTGCTGGTGCGTCTCGAGGATCGCGACGATCCAGCGGGTCGTCGCGAGCGTGCCGTTGAGGGTCGCGACCGGTGCCGTCTTGCCGCTCTCGGTGCGGTGCCTGATGTCGAGGCGGCGTGCCTGGAAGGTCGTGCAGTTCGAGGTCGACGTGAGCTCGCGGTACGCGTTCTGCGTCGGCACCCA
Coding sequences within it:
- a CDS encoding HAD family hydrolase → MSIESSPGGRVASASERIETAAEPWFVALDVDGTIMHEDGTIDDLVADAVAAAEDRGHLVTLATGRSWATTRPVLEQLGLTPEYVVCANGAITMRRDDTAEGGYSREHVETFDPTAVLERIRAFLPSGKFMVELADGFRLYTRGMTEWNLDNAREVEFEGLLDQRATRVVVTSLEHGLDEFFEIVDQMGLHHVSYAIGWTAWLDIAPDGVNKATALERVRGWLGADAARVLAVGDGRNDLEMFAWAGAAGRSVAMGQAPDEVRAAAREVTGAVDEAGLAATLDTLP
- a CDS encoding LCP family protein codes for the protein MEQNEGPTAGDAAAPTSPTDEVDLADGSGASTEPDGPADEPGTPAEPDRPAEADGPGDAPIGPEPTRHGRLPRHTGPRATLKLVASVVAVVAVSATAVAAYAAVDLVGSVKQGASLASEDMLDGVPDIGAMDGGLNFLLVGSDKRPADGSFGDPEEDSGILNDVNMLLHVSQDHSHVEVVSFPRDMIVPVPECPDPVDPTTGPLSAMSGVPLNSVLSHGGLTCVAMTIEQLTGTKIPVAGVVEFKGVAALSEAVGGVEVCLADPIDDPASGLKLTAGTHSIKGFEALAFLRTRKATNDGSDLGRIASQQAFLASLARTLQSSGTLSDPVKLYSIAKAVLSNMELSKELQNPARLMSIARALADTDLSKIAFVQYPTAGYGDGVHVEPAESAEAVNLALQADRPVVIDPTANDNAGYGTSDPTTPAVEAATTDADTETESAEEAQAVDTGTDSGGDAAAPASAEPATTPAEEQLPPDVTGLTGTQVRCVTGNGD
- a CDS encoding LCP family protein gives rise to the protein MARHGRLRRRSIGRTLAKVVASVAAVALVSGGAVAAYAAWDLANTLKPTVSLGNADVLEGVPDVGAMEGGVNVLLIGSDSREGQGDAFGDPDEETAVLNDVTMLLHISQDHSHVEVISFPRDMFVDVPACPDPADPAGEPLYEQYGVKINSVLDYGGMACVVKTVEQLTGITIPFAGTVQFLGVAAMSEAVGGVSVCVAEPIEDEHTNLYLTAGEHSLKGMEALQFLRTRHGVGDGSDLGRISNQQVFMSSLVRKLQDGGTLGDPVALYSIAKAALANMELSDTLADPTTMVSIAKAAKDIDLSKIAFIQYPTGYVEGGVVPSDSAEIVNTALQQDIPVTFDPTADDATFASAGDPTAPPVDPATTDGEAAPAALSTEESGEEAPAEDTAEVPTPAPSTEPLPSDVTGQTAAETRCSAGRTLEDQ